The Gemmatimonadota bacterium region TTAGCCGGGGTGCTCGAGATTCCGCCGATCCGGGCCCACGACTTGGTCACCAACCTGGGGTCGATGAGGCTCTCCCAGTTGAGCGAGCGGGGCCTCGTGCTCACCGACGATGGCCGGGCCTACTCGCTCCGGATTCTCCGAACCCACCGGCTGCTGGAGCGCTACTTCGCCGACCGCACCGGGGTGCCGCCCGCCGACTGGCACGACTTGGCCGAGTCGGCCGAACATGGCTTGAGCGAGGCCGAAGTCGAGGCCCTCGCCGCCAAGATGGGGCATCCGGCCTATGACCCGCACGGCGATCCGATTCCAACCCGGGCCGGCCAGCTTCCCCCGGCGCACGGGGTTCCCCTCGGGGCCCTGGCCGCCGGCGACACCGCCACGGTCATTCACGTCGAAGACGAACCGGCCACGGTGTTCCACCGGCTTCTGTCGTTAGGCGTGAACGTCGCGGTGCCGGTCAAGATGATCAAGGCCGACCCCAACGGCATCGAAGTCCTGATTGGCGGCGTGGCCCGCCGGTTTGACCCGTTGATGGCGTCGGCGGTCACCGTCGAGCGGGTCGAGGAGGGCGACGGGCACACCGTGTTGTTCGAGCGGCTCGACGACCTCAAGCCCGGACAGCGGGCCATCGTGGTCCAGATCGCCCCCACCATCCAGGGGCCGCAGCGCCGCCGGCTGCTCGACCTTGGGGTGCTGCCGGGTACCGACATCGTCGCCGAACTTCAAAGTCCGAGCGGCGACCCCATGGCGTACCGGATTCGGGGCGCGCTGATCGCCCTCCGGCGCCCCCAGGCCCGCGGGATCTACATCCGGCGGGCTCCGGTCCCCGCGGAGGTCGGATGACGCTGGTCCAGCTTGCCGGTCCGTCCAGTCGCCAAGACTATATCGTCGCCCTCGCGGGCAATCCGAACACCGGGAAGAGCACGGTGTTCAATGCCCTGACCGGGCTTCGCCAGCACACCGGGAACTGGCCGGGCAAAACCGTGGCCCGCGCCGAAGGGACCTTTCTCAATCAGGGCAAACGGGCCCGGTTGATCGATCTCCCTGGGACCTACTCCCTCCAAGCCGGAAGCGCCGACGAAGAAGTCGCCCGGGACTTCCTTTTGTTCGGGCGCCCCGATGTGACCGTCGTGGTGCTCGACGCCACCCGCCTGGAGCGGAATCTCAACCTCGCGCTCCAAGTGCTCGAGATCACCGATCGGGTTGTGGTCTGCCTCAACTTGATGGACGAAGCTCGGCGCCACGGCATCGGCATCGATGCCGCTAAACTCGAAACCGCGCTCGGTGTCCCGGTCATTGCCGCATCGGCCCGCCGCGGCGAAGGGATGCCGGAGTTGTTGGCCGCGATCCACGCGGTGGCCACGGGCGCCCGCCGGACCACCCCGTACCGGATCGAGGAGCATCCGGCCGCGGTCGAGTCGGGGATCCGGGCGTTGGTGCCGCTCATCGAAGCGGCCTTCCCTGGGCTTCCCAACGTCCGTTGGGTGGCCCTTCGGCTGCTCAATGCCGATGACCGGGTCCGTCTTGCCGTCGAAACCGGCGAAATCGGGAGCCTGGCCAGCGGGGAATGGCGCCCGATGCCGGATGCCGTGCCAACCGAGCAGTCCGTGATCACCCCGGCGCAGCGGACCCTGCTCGATGCCGTCACCGACCAACGGTGGCGCCTGCCCCCGGACTTTCACGACACCCTGACCGCGAGCATGTACGACACGGCGAACCGGATCGCCGAGAGCGTCAGTCTGGTCGGGGTTCGCCGGGTCAAATTCGATTTCGACCGGGGGCTCGACCGGCTGCTGACCAGCCGGTGGTTTGGCTTCCCGCTCATGCTCGCGCTGTTGATGGCGGTGTTTTGGCTCACGATCACCGGCGCCAACGTGCCCTCGGCGCTGTTGGCGGATTTCCTGATCGATACCGCGCATCCCTGGCTCAAGACCGGGGCGGCGGCAATCGGGTTCCCGTGGTGGCTGTCCGGCTTCTTGATTGATGGCGTTTATCTCGCCACGGCGTGGGTCGTGAGCGTCATGCTTCCGCCCATGGCCATCTTCTTCCCGCTCTTTACGCTTCTTGAAGACTTCGGGTACCTGCCGCGAGTAGCCTTCAATCTCGACCGGTTCTTCCAGCGGGCCGGGGCCCACGGGAAGCAAGCACTCACGATGTGCATGGGCTTTGGGTGCAACGCCGCCGGGGTGGTGGCCACCCGGATCATCGACAGCCCGCGCGAACGGCTGGTGGCGATCCTCACCAACAACTTCTCGCTCTGCAACGGGCGCTGGCCGACCCAGATTCTGATTGCGTCGATTTTCTTGGGCAGCCTGGCCCCCGCTCGGATGGCCGGACTGGTCTCCGCGGCGGCCGTCGTCGGGATCGCGGTGCTTGGCATCGTCACGATGTTTTCCGCGTCGTGGCTCCTGACCCGCACCATGCTCAAGGGTGAGGCCACCACCTTCAGTCTCGAGTTACCACCCTACCGGCCGCCGAAAATCCTCGAGACCCTCTACACCTCGCTCATCGACCGGACCCTGATTGTCCTCTGGCGGGCCATCGTCTTTGCCGCCCCGGCCGGCGCCGTCATCTGGCTGGTGGCCAACGTCACCATCGGCACCGCCAGCATCGCCGACCACCTCGTCGGGTGGCTCAATCCTGTCGGTGTCATGCTGGGCTTGAACGGCGTCATTCTGCTGGCCTACATCGTGGCGATCCCCGCCAACGAGATCGTCATTCCGAGCGTCCTGATGCTCACCGTCCACACCGCCCGGATCGCGGGAATGGGGGCCGGCGACGGCGTCATGTTTGAAATGGAAACCGCCCAAGTCGGCGATCTGCTTCGCTCGGCGGGGTGGACCACGCTGACCGGCCTTTGTTTGATGCTGTTTTCGCTGCTCCACAATCCCTGCTCGACGACCATCTACACGATCTACCGGGAAACCAAGAGCTGGAAGTGGACCACTGTCTCGGTGGTGCTGCCGGTCGGGCTCGGCGTGGTGGTCTGTTTTCTGGTGGCCCAAGTCTGGCGACTCCTCGGATGACCGTCCACAGCAGCGGTGAGCCGCTCACCCCGTCGAGCGAAGACTACCTCAAGGCCATTTACCGGCTGTCCTCGGGCGAAGATCCCGTGTCGACCACCGGCTTGGCGCTTCGCCTGGCCCTGACGCCGGCGTCGGTCAGCGGCATGGTCAAACGGCTGTCCGAACAGGGCCTGGTGGAACACTCCCCATATCGCGGTGTGCGCCTCACGCCCGAGGGGCGCCGGATTGCCCTTCGGATGCTCCGCCGCCATCGCCTCATCGAGAGTTATCTGGTGGCGTTTCTCAGCTACACCTGGGACACCGTGCACGACGAGGCCGAACGGCTCGAACATGCGGTGTCGGACGGGTTGGTGGAGCGGATGGCGGTGGCGCTCGGGAACCCCCGGTTCGATCCCCACGGCGACCCGATCCCCGACGTCGACGGACAGATCGTCGACTTCATCCACATTCCGCTGAGCGATGTTCGGACTGGGGAGACCGTCACCATCCGGCGGGCCGATACCGGCGACGCCGGCCGGCTCCGGTATCTCGCCTCGGCCGGCCTGGTACCAGGGACACCCGTCAAGGTGGTCGATGCCCAGCCGTTTCAAGGCCCGATGAAGCTCGACCTGGCCGGGGCCGAACGAATTGTGGGCCACGAGCTGGCCGCGTTGCTCCTCTGCTCCCGGGATGGCGGCTGATGCGCGTCCTGGTGCCGGCGGCCTTAGGGCTGCTCGGGCTGAGTCTCCACTTCTGGTGGTGCAGCCGGAACGGGATTCACCCCTTCAGAGCGTTGCCTCGGCGCCGCTACTACGAGTTACGCGGGTGGCAGTGGCCGGACTGACCCGCTGGTTGCTGCTCGCCACGGCCATCGCCGTCGCTTCGCCGACGGTGGTCGTCGCCCAGCCTGAAGCCAACCTGAGTGTCCGGGTCACCGGAGCCGGCCGGGCGCTGCCGGGGGCTCGGGTCACCTTGGACTCAGTGGCACGTCTGGCCGATCGAGCCGGCCTGGTCCGGTTCACGGCAAGGCCCGGCGCTCATCGACTCGTCGTCGCCGCGGTCGGCTGGATCCCGGACACGGTTGCCCTGGTGCTGGCCGAGGCCGATACCTCGATCAGCATCGAATTGAGTGAGGCGCCGGCCGAACTCGAAACCTTGATCGTCACCACGGCGCGAACCAACCGGCGGATCGACGACGAAGCCATTCGGGTCGAGGTCCTCGATACTGAGGAAATCGACGAGAAGCAGCTGATGACCCCCGGCGACATCGCCATGATGTTGAATGAAACCGGGGGAGTCCGGGCCCAAACCACGAACCCGTCGTTAGGCGGCGCCGGGATTCGGATCCGGGGCCTCCGCGGCCGCTACACCCAGGTTCTGGCCGACGGACTCCCGCTCTTCGGCGAACGGATCGGGGCGTTCGGGCCGCTCCAGATTCCGCCGATCGACCTTCGCCAAGTCGAGATCATCAAGGGCGTGGCGTCGGCCCTCTTCGGTGGGTCGGCACTCGGCGGGGTCGTCAACCTCATTTCCCGGCCGCCCTCGGGCGGGGGCACCACGCTCCTCAATGCCACGAGTTTGGGCGGGGCCGATCTGGTCTCGTACTTGGGCCGGGAACTGTCCCCCAACTGGGGCGTCACCGCGCTGGTCGGCGGGCATACCCAGCCCAAAGCGGATCGCGATCGCGACGGCTGGGCCGATGTGGCCGGGTACCGGCGCGCCGTCGTCCGGCCTCGCCTGTTCTGGCATGACTCGACCGGCCAGTCCTTTCTGGCCACGGTGGGTGCCACGGTCGAGTCGCGCTCCGGCGGCACCTTACCGGGCCGGCTCGCCCCCGACGGGCTCCCGTTCGAGGAGCGGGTGGGAACGACCCGGGTCGACGGCGGGCTGGTTGGGCGGTGGCGTGTGGGCGAGGGGCGGTGGCTTCAACTCCGATCCTCCGGCACGTCGCTCCGCCACGAGCACCAATTCGGACCGGTCGACGAGCCCGATCGGCACGTGACCTGGTTCGCCGAGGCCGCCGTCACTGAAACCCGCGGGCAAACCGAGTTGCTCCTCGGCGCGGCGATTTCAGCCGATCGCTATCGGTCCGAGCGGCTCCCGGCGTTCGACTTTGCGTTCACCGTACCGGGCATCTTCGTACAAGCCGACCATGCCGGCCGCCGGGGGGCGGTGGCAGCCAGCGTCCGACTCGACCATCACAGCCGGTATGGCACCCAATTGAGCCCCCGAGTCTCCGGCCTGGTCAAGACCGGTTCCGGGTGGTCGCTCCGGGGGTCGCTCGGCGCCGGGTTCTTCGGTCCGACACCTCTGGTCGAAGAAACCGAGCGAACCGGCCTGGCTCGTCTGCTGCCGTTAGGCACTCTTCGAGCTGAGCGGGCGGTGAGCGCGTCGATCGACGTTCGGGGCATGCTCGGACCCCTCGAAGCGAACCTGAGTGCGTTCACCGCCAGGATTGCTCATGCGGCGGAAGTCCGGGACGCCGCGACCGCGCTGCCACGGGTCGAACTGGTCAACGCCGTCGGGGCGACTCGATCATCCGGGGCCGATCTGTCTCTCGTTTTTCGGCGGTCGCCGTTTGCCGTGATCGGATCCTACGCCTTCGTCGCGACCAGCGAGCCGGAGCCGGGCGGAACCTCGCGGCGACCGACGCCCCTCACACCCCGGCATACCGCCGGCCTGGTGGCCGTCGCCGAAGACGAACGGGGGCGCATTGGGTTGGAGTTGTACTACACCGGCCAGCAGTCGCTGCAGGCAAATCCCTATCGGTCGTCGTCCGAACCCTACCTCGTGCTCGGCTTGCTCGCTGAACGCCGCTTCGGTCGGGTGAGCCTGTTCGTCAACTTCGAAAACCTGACCGACGTGCGCCAGACCAAGACCGACCCGCTGATCCGGCCGTTCCGGGCGCCGGATGGAAACTGGACCGTCGATGCCTGGGGCCCGCTCGACGGACGGGTTGTCAACGGGGGTGTTCGATGGACGTGGTAGCGGGCTGATCGCCTCGAGGCGCCCAGTCAGCCACCCGGTCCATCACGATCCGACGCGCCCGGTCGGACAGTCCGAGCCAAGCGCCCACCTCGCCGAGGGTCCGGCCGCAGCCGTCGCAGCGGTCGTCGTCGCCGATCCGGCAAATCCGGCGGCAGGGCGACATGATCGGCGGGTTCATTCGGCCACCGGGGCGTTGAGCGTGAAGTCGGCGTACACAATGCCATCGCGCTCGACGATTTCTCCGGGAATCAGCCGGAGCGGCGACTGGAACATCGGCCCATCCGAAACCACGGTGTGAAACTCGCCCCGTTCTCCGCAGGGATCAACGCCCGGTGGTAAGGCCTCGAGGAACGTTCGATCGATGGCCCAACCGGCAAATCGCGGCGGCACCTTCGTTGGATCGAGGCTCGCTACTTGGGCTACCACCCCGGCCCGGAGCATGTTTCGGATCAGTAAGTCGGTTCGGCTGCCCCAGAGCGGAAACTCCGGCACCAATCCCAACGGCTCGAGCAGCCGCTCCCGGTACGCCCGGACATCCGCCAGGAAGAGGTCACCAAACGCCACCCCGGTGATCCCGGTCTGCTCCGCGACCTGCCGGAGCGTGCCGGCAAACGCAAACTCGTAGAACTCGTTGGTGCAGGGATACGGCAACTCAACCTCGAACAGCGGCAAACCGACCAGCGCGGCCTGGTGGCGAAGCACGCTCCGGCGCACCCCGTGAATCGCCACCCGGTCAAAATCCCGGGTCACCGTCGTGATCAGCGCCGCCACTTCGCGGCGCTGCTGGCGAAGCAGGTGCAGCGACCACGCCGCGTCCTTGCCGGTGCTCCAGGCCAACGCAATCGCCATGTGACCTAATGGTTAATCCCAAACCCGATGGTGACTCGCCGGCCGAGTGCCGGAAAGCCGTACGCCTCTTCATACCGCGATCCGAATACGTTCTCGAGCCGGGCCTCCACCACCAGCCCCGATCCGAACCGCCATCCGCCGTAGACCCGGGCATCGAGGTAGTCGCCCGGGTTGACCCGGCGGAACGGGAAGACGTTGAAATCGCTGTCCTCGCGGCCCAGGGCGCCGAACATCCCAAGGCCGGCCGTCAACGCCTGGTGCCGGAATCCGAGGTCGGCGGCCACCGCATGCCGCGGTCGGCGAATCAGGCGTTCCTCCTCGGCGCTCGGCGCGTCAAGGTCGATCGCGTCGGTAAAAGTGTAGCTCAGCCGGCCGTCGAATGCGCCGCGCTCCGCCCGCGCCGAGGCCTCGACACCCCGGGTCCGGGCCCGGGCAATGTTGATGTTCCGCCCGAGTTCCGGATAGTCCGCCGACTCGAAGCCGATCAAATCGGTGAGCCGGTTCTCGAACACGGTGACACTCGCGACGGCCCGGCCGCCATCGAAGAACCGATCGATGCCGGCGTCGATCCCGCGGGAGCGTTCCGGGCGGAGACCGGGATTGGCCTTCTGGAACGGGCTTCCGAACCGAGCGGCGAGACTCGGGGGCATGAACCCGGTGCCGATGGTTGCCCGAAACTTGAGATCAGCCGCCGGGAGGAAGTAGGCGGCCGTGATTCGGCCCGTGGTCCGGGCCGAAAAGGTGGTGTAGTCGTCATGCCGGGCGCCCACCGAGACTACCAGGTTCCGATTCGGGGTCGCGGTGAGTTCGGCGTAGCCGGCCCGGAGCCGCTCGTCGCGCCGGCCGTCGTTGTCGGTCACGTCGCTCCACTCCGCGTTGATCCCCGCGATCGCGGCCACGGTTCCGCTGACCGCCACCCGATGCTGCCAGTCGGCCACCCACCGGGTGGTTTTCAGGCGCGACACGAACTCGTCACCCCCGTTGTATCGGCTCCTGCCGCGCAGGAAGTATCCTTGGCCGCCTAACGTCAGCCGAGTGGACCACCGGGAGCTGGGCTGGGCATTGAGATACGCGGTGGCAAGCGAATGGTCGAACGTCGTGGTGGCGGACGGTGTGGCGTTGCTGGTCCGGATGTCACCCGGGCTCACGACCGATTGCTGCAGTCCCCGAACCGTGGCGCCGATCGCGAGCGTGGGGCTGGCGCGGTACTCGATCCGGAGGGCTTGGGTCCGTTGGTCGTAGGCGTTGTCGGGTCGTTCGTTCTGGACGTCGGCGCCCGAGAACGAACTCACCAACCGAAACCGCCCGCTGCCGGCTGCCACCGTCGCTCGGCCCCGGTAGGTCCCGAATGCGCCGGCCTCGGTTCGCGCCGTCACGCTGGTCCCCGCGTCTCCAAGCGCACTTGAGATCGCCACCACCCCGCCGATGGCCGCCCCGCCGAACGAGGTGCTCTGGGGGCCTCGGGCAATTTCCAGCCGGTCCGACCCGCCGAATTCAAACCCGCCGAGCAGTGCTCCCGGGTTGGCGTTGGCGTCATTGACCCGGATTCCGTCGATCAGGATCAGGGTCTGGTTCGAGTTGACACCCCGGGTGAAGAGCGAGGTAGTGCCCCCGAGGCCACCAGTACCGACGACGCCAAGGCCGGGCAGCAGGCGCAAGGCATCGGACAATCGGGTGATCTGCCGGCGAGCCCGCTCCTCGGCGGGCAACACGTCCGCCGCGAGAGCGCGGACCCGGGCGGCAATCACCTCGCGACTGGCGGTGACGACCAGCTCCCGAAGCCGGACCGAATCCCGAGGCTGCTGCGCGATGAGACATGATGGAACGACGAGCGCGGCGACTGCCGCGATGACACGGATGGAGTGAGACATCGGTGGGTTACCTAGAGACCAGGGTATCCCGAACGAATGGCGCAGACAACAATAGGTTGCCTCGCCCCGCTCCCTCCCCCGAGGGAATTCGTGCGGGCGAGACAAGGGCCGGTCTCCTGGCTCAAGGGCCGTTCGCGATGCCTTCCCGCGGCCGGCTTTGGCCCCAGTGGCAACTAAACTCGCGAACGAACTGATCCCTCTTACAGTGGCGGGGCCGCGTCGGCTTTGAACCGAACTTCCGGGAGGCCCTGTCTCTCGATTGCGCGCCAACACTACCCCCCGCGGTCGGTTTCAGCAAGGCTCGCGAAATCGGGGGCCACCGATGTAACCTCCGGCATGATGTTTCTCTGGTTGGCGCTCGCGGTCTCGGCCGATTTGCCCGGGGTGGCCATCGAACAGCGCCTGGCCGATCGGTTCAAGGTCGGCGTCGGCGATACCATTGCTCTGACCCCGGCGGCCGACCAGCCGGCTCGTCGGTTCATCGTCGAAGCCATTTACCTGCCCAGGCCCGACCCCGCCACCGCCCTCCGGGGGGAATATCAGCTTCGCTTTCACCTCCATGATTTGGCGGCCATGCTGGGCTATCCCGACCGAGTCGATCGGATCGGTGTCGCGGTCACGCCCAATGTTTCGCCCGACAGCGCCGCTGGCCGGCTCGACCAATTGGCGTTCGGATACCGAGCCTACCCGTCCGCCGCCATTGCCGCCGAATCTTCCCAGACCTTCGCGGTGGTAAGCCGGTTTCATCGGGCCATCGGCCTGATCGCGATCGTGGCGAGTGCGGTGTTCCTGCTCTGCATCATGCTCCTCAAGGTCGAGGAACGCCGCCTCGATGCCGCGGTCATGCGGATGATCGGGATCAGCCGGACCACGATCTTCACCGCCTTCGTGCTCGAAGCCACTCTGATTGCGGCGGTCGGGTCGGTGGTTGGAATCGGACTGGCCGCCGCCGCCGGGGCGATCACCAATTGGGTCTATCAGCGCCGGTTCGAGACGTCGCTGGTCTTTGCCTACCTGACCCCCGACATCGTGGCGCTCGGCGTCGGTCTGTCCCTCGTGTTGGGGATCGGCGCGGGCGCCCTCGCGGCGGCCAGGCTGGTTCGGGCTCGGCCGTTGGCGCTCTGGCGGCGGGCCGCGTGATCCTCCCGCTCGTCACCAAAAACCTTCGCCGCCATCCGGTTCGGACCGGCCTGGTGGTGTTAGGCATCGCGGTAGCCGCGGCACTCTTGCTCGACATGGTCATGCTCTCGGGCGGGATGGAGCGGTCGTTCAGCCAAATGCTCTTGAGCCGGGGATTTCAGATCCGGCTCTCGCCGAAGGGCACCTTGCCCTTCGACACTGAAGCCACCATCGCCAACATCACCCCAGTCCTCGCGGGCTTGGCCGCCGATCCCGACATCGAAACCGCCGGCCCGGTGGTGGCCGGCTCGATTCACACCCCGTCGGGTGACAGCCTGGTCACCCTGGTCGGCTATGGTGTCGATCCGGAGGGGCAGGGCCTCTATCAGCTGGAACGGGGAGCCGATCTCGGATCCTCGGACACCACCGGCGTCTTGGTGAGCGCGCCCGTCGTCGTCGCCATCGGTTGGCAGGTCGGCGATACCGTCACCGTCTTGGGCCGCCTCGATCCGCAGTCGGCGCAAGCGGCAGTCGAGCTGCGGCTCGTGGTCAGGGGCGTGGTCCGCTGGCTCTATGACGCCCGGGGCCAGCGCTCGGTCGGGGTCAATTTTCGGGTCATGCAGCAGCTCGGCCGGTTTCCCGACCGTGACGTGGCCTCGATGGTCATGATCAAGATTAAGGACGGCGCCGACGTCGAGGCCGCCGCCACCCGGATCACGGCGGCCTATCCGACCATCGGGGTCAACAGTGTCGCGGCCATGGTGGTCCGGTTTCGAACCCGCCTCGCCTATTTCCAACAACTCTCGTTGATTCTCGCGACCATTAGCCTCGTGGTCGGCGTGTTGCTGGTGGGAACCATCCTGACCATCGCCGTCAACGAGCGGAGCGGTGAGATCGCGGTGCTCCGGGCCATTGGGTTTCGGCGGGTCCGGATTGTCCGGCTGGTGATGACCGAAGGCGCCGTCCTCACGGTCGTGGGTGCGGGGCTGGGCGTTGGCCTCGGACTGGTGACGGCGCGATACCTCGATGCCATCTTGACCTCGTTCCCCGGGCTTCCGGCGGCGATTTCGTTCTTCGTGCCCGATCAACGGAGTATCACCATCGCGTCGATTAGCGTCCTGCTCTCGGGCATCTTGGCCGCGGCCTACCCGGCTTGGCTGGCCGCGCGGTTGCCGGTGGCCGAGGCGCTCAGGGCGGATGCGGAGTGAACCGAGCCTGGTCGGCAACGCTCCTCTTGTTAGGCGCTGGTGTGGCCTGGACCGGCCCCGCAACCGCCCAGTCGGTGGTCCGAGGAGTCGTCCGGTCGGATTCCGGCTCGCGGCGTCTCCTGGGTGCGCGGGTCCGCCTCGAGCCGATTGGCCGGGTCGCGCAGTCGGACCTGCAGGGGCGGTACCGGCTCGACAGCCTCCCCGCCGGGCGCTATGCCGGCCGGGCCCAAGCCATCGGGTACCGGGCCGTGGAATTCGAACTGGTGCTCGGCCCCGCCGACACGCTCGATGTCGATATCGGTCTCACCCCTGAAGTGGCCCGGCTTCCCGACCTCGTGGCGAAGGCACCGGAGGCCAAGTTTCAGAGCGCCAAGATGGAGGAACTCGAACGGCGCCGTCAGATGGGGCTCGGAAAGTTCCTGACCCGGATCGACCTCAAGGGCAAGGAAGCGTTGCCGCTCAGCAACGTCCTCCGGGGCTTGGCCGGTGTTCGGTTGGTGATGCGCCCGTCGAATTGCGGCGGTGGATTCGCGGCGGCCACCGGCCGGGGGGGAGGAGCGTCGAACGATATCCGACTGCACTGCCCGGCGAGTCCGCAGATTGGGTTCTCTGAAGCCTGTTATCTTTCAGTGTACCTCGACGGGGCGCAAATCTGGGCCTGGAATCAGCCCGACCCGCCGAATATCGATGACTACCTGGTCGGCTCGCTCGAAGGCATCGAAGTGTATCGCGGGCCGAGCGAGCTGCCGCCCCAGTTCCAGAGTACGGGCACGCCGTGCGGCGCGATCCTGCTCTGGACCAGGACGGGCGAGGACTCGTGACCGCAGAGGGCCGCGATTCCCTTCCTTGGCTCGCACTGGGGCCACCCGCCGACATCGCAATTGAGGAGGTCCACTTGAGGGTTAAGTCGGTTGGTGCCGACCACCAAGCATTGGTGCTCTGGGCTGCCGACTGCGCCGAGCACGTCCTCCAATACTTCGAAGCCCAGCGGCCAGCCGACCACCGGCCCCGCCAAGCCCTCGAATCGGCCCGGGCCTGGGCCCGAGGCGAAATCCGGTGTGGCGCCGCCCGCGCCGCCGCGGTGGCCGCCCACGCGGCTGCTCGCGATGTTGATGAAGGGCCGGCCCGTGCCGCCGCCCGCGCTGCCGGTCACGCGGCGGGAACCGCTCACCTGGCCGCGCATGCCCGCCACGCGGCCGCCTACGCGGCCTCTGCCGCCCTGGCTCCCGAGGCCGAACGCGAGTGGCAGTCCCGACGCCTGCCGGACCACCTTCGGCCGGTCGCAACGGACTGACGGGAACCCGCTCGATCCGGCCCCGGTGGCCTGAGTAGATTACCCCAATGAAGTCGTTCTTCGTTCTCGTGGCGCTGGCAGGCCTCGGCGCCGGCTGCGCCGACCGGTCAAATCCCCTGCCCGGGCTGATGCGCCTCGTCGTCGAGCCCGCCGGCCAGGCCTTTGACCTGGTGCTCTACCCCGCCACCGGCGCCCGGATCAACTCCCGCCTCAAACCCACCATCGAGCTCGAAGGCGGCGGCCGTCTGACCCTTGATTCCCCCTCGAT contains the following coding sequences:
- a CDS encoding FtsX-like permease family protein yields the protein MGLSAPVRDVAGLCLPDPRHRGARRRSVPRVGDRRGRPRGGQAGSGSAVGALAAGRVILPLVTKNLRRHPVRTGLVVLGIAVAAALLLDMVMLSGGMERSFSQMLLSRGFQIRLSPKGTLPFDTEATIANITPVLAGLAADPDIETAGPVVAGSIHTPSGDSLVTLVGYGVDPEGQGLYQLERGADLGSSDTTGVLVSAPVVVAIGWQVGDTVTVLGRLDPQSAQAAVELRLVVRGVVRWLYDARGQRSVGVNFRVMQQLGRFPDRDVASMVMIKIKDGADVEAAATRITAAYPTIGVNSVAAMVVRFRTRLAYFQQLSLILATISLVVGVLLVGTILTIAVNERSGEIAVLRAIGFRRVRIVRLVMTEGAVLTVVGAGLGVGLGLVTARYLDAILTSFPGLPAAISFFVPDQRSITIASISVLLSGILAAAYPAWLAARLPVAEALRADAE
- a CDS encoding carboxypeptidase-like regulatory domain-containing protein — protein: MAGRAVAGGRGAQGGCGVNRAWSATLLLLGAGVAWTGPATAQSVVRGVVRSDSGSRRLLGARVRLEPIGRVAQSDLQGRYRLDSLPAGRYAGRAQAIGYRAVEFELVLGPADTLDVDIGLTPEVARLPDLVAKAPEAKFQSAKMEELERRRQMGLGKFLTRIDLKGKEALPLSNVLRGLAGVRLVMRPSNCGGGFAAATGRGGGASNDIRLHCPASPQIGFSEACYLSVYLDGAQIWAWNQPDPPNIDDYLVGSLEGIEVYRGPSELPPQFQSTGTPCGAILLWTRTGEDS